The window GTAATTGCCAATTTGGGTGCTGCCCGAAATGCCTGTGCAGGCGGCGATAACGGTGTGTTCGCCAATGCGGCAGTTGTGGGCGATTTGTACTTGATTGTCAATTTTGGTGCCGCGACCAATCACGGTATCGCCCATGGCACCGCGGTCAATGGTGGTGTTGGCACCGATTTCCACGTCGTCGCCCAAAACTACTGCGCCCGTTTGCGGGATTTTTAGCCAGTCTGTTCCCGTAAATGCCAAACCGAAGCCGTCTGCACCAATAACCGCGCCCGAATGGATTTCCACCCGTTCGCCCAAACGGCAGCCGTGATACACGCTGACATTGGGATGCAGCACGGAATGTGCGCCAATTACACAGTCTGCACCGATAAAGCTGCCCGCGAGAATGCGGCAGTGTTCGCCCAATACTGCGCCTGCTTCAATCACCACATTTGCGCCGATTTCGCAGGATGCGGGCACATGGGCATTGTCGGCGATACAGGCGCGGGGGTGTATGCCTGCGCGGGCAGCAGGGCGTGGGTGGAACAGACGGGCGATTTTGGCAAAATACAAATAGGGGTCGGCGGCGACAATCAGATTGCGCCCTTGAAAACTGTCTGCTGCTTTTGGCGAAACAATCACGGCGGCGGCGGCGCTGGCTTGCACATCGGCGCGGTATTTGGGATTGGCAAGAAAGGTAATGTGTTGGGCTGTGGCAGCGGCAGCGGGGGCAAGACCGTGTATGGCAACGTCTTCGCCGCGCCATTCGCCGCCTAATTGCGCGGTGATTTGGGAAAGGGTGAGCATGGACAATATCCTTTTAAACTGGGGCGATAATTTATGGTGGTGGGAAAGGACTTAAAAGTTTATTGTACTGCTGTCTATAGTGGGGCTTCAAACGATAGTTGATTAAAATCGCAACGATACGGCGTTGTCGCACGGAATGTTGATGAAAGAATAGGGGATGGAAACAACGGGAATAAAAACGCCCCTATGGGAACATTCCCTGTCTTTGTTGATAATCAACAAAAACAAGGTCAACCAACCTCGGGGCGCAATGCTAGTATAGCAGACTGATTATTTGATGCAAGTGGAAATCTGCCAAAGCCCCGAGTGTCCAGAACCCTTGAGACGGTGTCTCGCACGCATGCTGGCTCGCCGACTTTGGCAGACAGGGTTTAATGTATCGCAAAAATTGTTTGGCTTCAATGGAAAAGGCATTTTGGCAATAAAAATCTGCGGGCAGGACGGAGACGAACAGCAGCGTTGTCCCCAGCCCATGCCCGCAGTTTTACACATCGGGGTTTAGAATACCGTACCCAATTGGAACTGGAAGCGTTGCACTTGGTCGGTTTTTTTCTTTTTCAGCGGATAGGCATAGCTGAGTTTGATGGGACCCATCGGCGAAATCCATGTGAGTGCCGCACCTGCCGAATAACGCAATTCTTTGTTAAACGAAGATTTATGCACGGTGTTTTCGCCGTAATAGTTGTTGTGGGCATTGGGATTGTTTACAGGGTGGTAGATACCAGGGGTATAGGTTTTACCATCCCACACGCTGCCTGCATCGGCAAACAGGCTTAAACGCACGCTTTTATTGTCTTTTACGCCGGGGAAGGGGAACAGCAATTCGGCATTCACATTGGCAGCAAATTTACCGCCGTAGTATTCCGTGCCTAAATTCAGGCATTTGCCTGTTTTTTCATCGCATTCGTAGTCGTAGAATTTCGGACCGAGCGAACCTGTTTCATAACCGCGCACCGAACCCAAACCGCCGCCGCTTTGAGCATACATAAACGGCAGTTCTTTGGTTTTGCCGTAGTTGCCGCTGTAGCCGAACTGACCGTTCAACATCAGGGTAAAGGTTTTGTTGATGGGGAAATACCATGTTTGCTGGTGGTCAAGCTGGTAATACTGCAAACCGCTTCCTGGGAGTCCTGCTTCTGCGCCCACGCTTGCCTGATAGCCGCGTGTGGGCCAGAACGCATCATCAGTGGTGTTGCGGTACCAGCTTAAAATGCCTTTGTAAATCCAGTTTTTATTGCCGTTGTTGTCCACAAAACGGCGGTAGCGTGTGGGCGACTGCGGATACAGCCCCACATTTAAATGTTCCGCACCCAAACCGAAGTTTACGCGGTCGTATTCGGTAATCGGCACGCCCATAATGGCAGTTGCACCGTATTTTTTAATGCGGTAGCTGCGCGGGCTGTTGTTGAGTTTGTAGGGGTTGTAATCCGAACCGAACAGCGAATAAGTCATGCTCACACCGTCGGGGGTAAAATAGGGGTCGGTAAAGGAAATGCTGGCGTTTTTACGCACTTTACTGCGCGAAATGCTGGCAGAAGCCGATTTGCCCGTACCAAACAGATTATCCTGCGCCACGCTGCCTGCAATCACCAAGCCATCGTCTTGCGACCAACCCGCCGAAGCGTTCAAACTGCCCGTATGGCGTTCTTGTACTTTGACGGATACGTCCATTTGCTGGTCATTTTCGGCGGTGGGCTTGCCTTCAATCGACACATCGTCAAAATAACCCAACTGCATCAGGCGTTGGCGTGAACGGTCCACTTTAGATTGGTCGTACACTGCGCCTTCCATTTGGCGGAATTCGCGGCGGATAACTTCATCACGGGTTTTGGTATTGCCCGAAATATTGATTTGGCGCACCGCAATCCGCGCCCCCGGTGCCAAACGGACATCAATATCAATGCTGCCGTCGGGATTGCGTTGGGCTTCGGCATTGGCGTTGGCATAAAAATAACCTGCCGACTGCAAATCGCTGCGGATGCCCGCCAGTGCCGCTTCCAATTGCTCGTAATTACTCCAATTGCCTTTTTTCAGCTTGCTCAAACGCTTGAGTAGCTTTTCTTTTGGCACTTCTTTGTTGTCGCCGCTGATGCCGATATTGCCCCAGCGGTAACGCTTGCCTTCGTTTACTTTGATAACGACTTTTTCGCGCGTTTTGTCTTCGTTTAATTCGCGGTCGTCCAAATCCACTTCGGCATCAAAAAAGCCGCGTGTACGGTAAAAACTTTCCAAACGGGCTTTGTCCTGCCCGAATTTTTCCCAAGAAAACACATTGCTTTTGGTCAGCCACGAAAACAGCGTACCGTCTGTAAGGGCGATTTGGCGTTCCAAACGGGCATCGCTGAAATGTTCATTGCCTTCAAATTCAATTTGGCGTACGCGGGTGGTTTTGCCTTCTTCCACGTTAATGGTCAGGGCAACGCGGTTACGTGCCAATTCCTGCACTTCGGGGGTGATTTTGACATTGTTTTTGCCTTGCTCGCGGTAGGTGGCATCCAGCGCGCGCATGGCGCGTACCAAGGCTTCTTGGCTGAAAAAATCGCCTTTGGCAAGCCCTGTGGAAGCAAGGGCTTTTTCGGTGTCGTAATTGGCACCGCTGTCAAAATCTTTGAGTTTTTGGTCGTGGTCTTTGGCATTGGGGTCATTGACCAAATCGCCGATGTCGCCATTGGTGTCGCCGCGCATTTCTGCCAGATTTTTTAATACGGCATCATTGGGCAGTACTTTTGAGCCCTTTACGGTAACATTGCTGATAACGGGACGTTCTTTAACCGTAATAATCAGCATATTGCCGTTTTGCTCAAGGCTGACGTTTTCGTAAAAACCGCTGGCATACAGGCTGCGGATAATGCTTTCGCCCAAGGCTTCGCTGTATTCTTCGCCCATTTTAAACGGCAGCAGCGAGCGCACGGTGGCTTCAGATGTGTGTTGTTCGCCTTCAATGCGCAGCTCGGAAATTTTAAAATTGTCGGCAAGCGCGGGACTGATTAAGCCGATGGCAATCAGTGTGAGGGTGATTTTTTTGAGGTTCATCGAAATTCCTTTTTGGTTTGAAGCCCCACCATACATGATGGCGGTTAAATGAAATTTTGTTGGTTTGGGGTGTCCGTCCCCTAATCAGAACCACACGGGTGCCGGAGTGTGGTTCTGTGTGTTGAAACATCGACATTCCTTTTTGAGTAAGGTTAGCCGAATAAGCGGGTAAGGTCGTTAAAAAACGCCAGCAGCATCATGGTTAGCATCAGGGTAATGCCAATGCGTAAACCAAGCTGTTGCACCTGTTCGCTTAAGGGCTTGCCGCGAATGAGTTCGGCAGTATAGTAAACTAGATGTCCGCCGTCCAATACGGGAATAGGCAGTAAATTCATCACGCCCAAACTTAAGCTGACCACGGCGAGAAATTCTAAATACGCCTGCCAGCCTGCGGATGCGCTGCTGCCTGCTACTTCGGCAATGCCCACAGGTCCAGAAATATGGTGCAGCGAGGCTTGTCCAAACAGCAGTTTGCGGAAGAAATCCACAGTCATCACGGCGTAAGAGGCGGTTTTGTCCCATGCGGCAGTGAGGGCTTCGCCTGCACTGGGGCGGTAGCGGTGAATGATGTGGGCTTGCCATGCGCTGTCGGGGGCAGCCATTACGCCGATTTGTCCGATGATTTGGCTGCGGTCGGGCAGCTCGACGGCATTGGTGAGAATTTGGGTTTGGTAAGATTTGCCTGCGCGGGTGTAGGTAACATTCAGCCTGCTGCCTGCGTTTTCGCGGATAATGGTTTGCCAATCGCGCCAGTGGGGGGTGGGGGTGTTGCCAATGGCGGTAATGCGGTCGCCGCTGCGTAAGCCTGCTTTGTCGGCGGGGCTGTCGGGCAGCACGCGCCCAATCGCATCGCTGTTTTTGTGGGGGGAAATGCCTAAATCGGCAATGCGCTTGGCAATGGCTTGGGCTTCGGGACTGCCCGCAGCGTCAATCACGCGCACGGCGTTTTTTCCATCGGCGGTTTGTACGTTTACATTGACTTTGCCGCTGTCCAAATTAAGAATCATGCGGGTGCGGGCATCGTTAAAATCGGTAACGGCAGTACCGTTTACCGAAAGAATGCGGTCGCCTGACACAAAGCCTGCCTGTGCCGCCACAGAGGGGGTGTGTACCGTGCCAACATAGGGTTTGATTTGGGTGATGCCGTCGGCGGCAAACAGCCAAAAATACAGCAGTACCGCCAGCACCAGATTCACCAAAGGTCCTGCTGCCACCACGATAATGCGTTTGAGCGGGTGTTGTTTGTCAAAGGCATAAGGCAAATCGGCTTCGGCAACATTGCCTTCGCGGGTATCCACCATTTTGACATAACCGCCCAAGGGAATGGGGGCGAGACACCATTCAATATTGCGCCATTGTTTTTTGACAAAGGGTTTGCCAAAGCCCACCGAAAAACGCAATACTTTAATGCCGCACCAACGCGCTGCCAGCAGGTGTCCCAGCTCGTGCAGGCTCACCAGCAGCAAAATGGCAACTAAAAAGGCGATAAGGGTTTGAAGAAGTGACAAAATTGTTTTCCTATAAAAATATTATTCAATTCATTGGCTATCAGTATTCGCGCACCACGGCATTGTGCTGCAGGCGTTCGACAAACTGCTGATGGGCTTTTTCCAATTCCTGACTGCGCAGCAGACGGCGCACCGCTTCGCGGCGGATTTTTTCGGGGTCGGTTTCGGTGCGTTTGCCCACCAGTTGCAGCATCTGCCAATTGTGCGCGGTTTGCACGGGCGCAGCGGTTTGCCCCGGCGACAGTTTCTGCAGCAGGGCTTCCACTTTCGGGGCTTCGCTGTGGTCGGTCAGGTCTTGCAAACCGCCTTGGGCGGCAGCAGGTTCTTGTGAATAGCGTTTGGCCAATGCGCCAAAATCATTGCCCTGCACCACGGCGTTGGCAATCAAATCCATGCGTTTGCCAACCGATGAAGCGGTATTGTTTTTGCTGATTTTAATCAGGATGCGGCGCACTTGATACACGGTATAAGGTTCGCCTGCGGGCAGGGTGCGGTTTTCTTTGGCGGCGGATTCAATATATTGGTCAATTTGATGGGGGGTGATGTTGATGCCTTCGGTTAAATCCGCCATCACTTTTTCAATCAGCAAATCTTTCGCCACTTCCAAACGGTATTGTTCGCGGTTCCAACCCAAACGCGCGGCATCGGCATAAATTTTATCGGTGTTTACGCCTGCTTGGTTGGCGCGGCGGGTGATTTCATTGTCGATTTCGGCGGGGGTGGTTTTTAATTGTTTGTTACGCGCTTCATCTACCATCAGGGCGCGTTCCATCAGGCTTTGACGCGCTGCCTGTAAAACCTGTTCGCGCGGAATATCGGCACGTCCTGCGTTTTCGTGCATCACGGTGGCGGTGCGGGCGATGTCGCCATA is drawn from Conchiformibius steedae and contains these coding sequences:
- the lpxD gene encoding UDP-3-O-(3-hydroxymyristoyl)glucosamine N-acyltransferase; translation: MLTLSQITAQLGGEWRGEDVAIHGLAPAAAATAQHITFLANPKYRADVQASAAAAVIVSPKAADSFQGRNLIVAADPYLYFAKIARLFHPRPAARAGIHPRACIADNAHVPASCEIGANVVIEAGAVLGEHCRILAGSFIGADCVIGAHSVLHPNVSVYHGCRLGERVEIHSGAVIGADGFGLAFTGTDWLKIPQTGAVVLGDDVEIGANTTIDRGAMGDTVIGRGTKIDNQVQIAHNCRIGEHTVIAACTGISGSTQIGNYCMIGGAAMFVGHIEIADKTVIGGGTVVTRSITSAGHYASCYPLQSQKEWTKNAVHLRHLSQINQRLKTLEKQFDSSEQNP
- the bamA gene encoding outer membrane protein assembly factor BamA — its product is MNLKKITLTLIAIGLISPALADNFKISELRIEGEQHTSEATVRSLLPFKMGEEYSEALGESIIRSLYASGFYENVSLEQNGNMLIITVKERPVISNVTVKGSKVLPNDAVLKNLAEMRGDTNGDIGDLVNDPNAKDHDQKLKDFDSGANYDTEKALASTGLAKGDFFSQEALVRAMRALDATYREQGKNNVKITPEVQELARNRVALTINVEEGKTTRVRQIEFEGNEHFSDARLERQIALTDGTLFSWLTKSNVFSWEKFGQDKARLESFYRTRGFFDAEVDLDDRELNEDKTREKVVIKVNEGKRYRWGNIGISGDNKEVPKEKLLKRLSKLKKGNWSNYEQLEAALAGIRSDLQSAGYFYANANAEAQRNPDGSIDIDVRLAPGARIAVRQINISGNTKTRDEVIRREFRQMEGAVYDQSKVDRSRQRLMQLGYFDDVSIEGKPTAENDQQMDVSVKVQERHTGSLNASAGWSQDDGLVIAGSVAQDNLFGTGKSASASISRSKVRKNASISFTDPYFTPDGVSMTYSLFGSDYNPYKLNNSPRSYRIKKYGATAIMGVPITEYDRVNFGLGAEHLNVGLYPQSPTRYRRFVDNNGNKNWIYKGILSWYRNTTDDAFWPTRGYQASVGAEAGLPGSGLQYYQLDHQQTWYFPINKTFTLMLNGQFGYSGNYGKTKELPFMYAQSGGGLGSVRGYETGSLGPKFYDYECDEKTGKCLNLGTEYYGGKFAANVNAELLFPFPGVKDNKSVRLSLFADAGSVWDGKTYTPGIYHPVNNPNAHNNYYGENTVHKSSFNKELRYSAGAALTWISPMGPIKLSYAYPLKKKKTDQVQRFQFQLGTVF
- the rseP gene encoding RIP metalloprotease RseP, with translation MSLLQTLIAFLVAILLLVSLHELGHLLAARWCGIKVLRFSVGFGKPFVKKQWRNIEWCLAPIPLGGYVKMVDTREGNVAEADLPYAFDKQHPLKRIIVVAAGPLVNLVLAVLLYFWLFAADGITQIKPYVGTVHTPSVAAQAGFVSGDRILSVNGTAVTDFNDARTRMILNLDSGKVNVNVQTADGKNAVRVIDAAGSPEAQAIAKRIADLGISPHKNSDAIGRVLPDSPADKAGLRSGDRITAIGNTPTPHWRDWQTIIRENAGSRLNVTYTRAGKSYQTQILTNAVELPDRSQIIGQIGVMAAPDSAWQAHIIHRYRPSAGEALTAAWDKTASYAVMTVDFFRKLLFGQASLHHISGPVGIAEVAGSSASAGWQAYLEFLAVVSLSLGVMNLLPIPVLDGGHLVYYTAELIRGKPLSEQVQQLGLRIGITLMLTMMLLAFFNDLTRLFG
- a CDS encoding peptidylprolyl isomerase — translated: MKTSRIKPLFYALLIAAAGNSAAAEIRTLNSIAAEINGNIITYGDIARTATVMHENAGRADIPREQVLQAARQSLMERALMVDEARNKQLKTTPAEIDNEITRRANQAGVNTDKIYADAARLGWNREQYRLEVAKDLLIEKVMADLTEGINITPHQIDQYIESAAKENRTLPAGEPYTVYQVRRILIKISKNNTASSVGKRMDLIANAVVQGNDFGALAKRYSQEPAAAQGGLQDLTDHSEAPKVEALLQKLSPGQTAAPVQTAHNWQMLQLVGKRTETDPEKIRREAVRRLLRSQELEKAHQQFVERLQHNAVVREY